A window from Candidatus Cloacimonadota bacterium encodes these proteins:
- the dnaX gene encoding DNA polymerase III subunit gamma/tau, whose amino-acid sequence MSYIVLARKYRPQTFSEVYAQEHITEILHNAILSNRIAHAYLFTGPRGVGKTSMARILAKNLNCVEGPTVTPCNKCHNCLEIAAGTSSDVIEIDGASNTGVDDIRELQRELLYAPSQSPWKIYIIDEVHMLSKSAFNALLKTLEEPPENVLFIFATTEPFKVPATIISRCQRYDFKRIPIDSIVKRLKELMREENIEIDAESLHMIARKADGSLRDALSLTDQVLSYCQNKVSIDKVREIFGLIPTQIYCELLRLIQARENSALLERLQSIFEEGVDLQEFLNNMMEFVRIVILRKIGMSPSEVTSEEYPLYDEIAALFSRENLLYIMSMLMQARNEIKSSGNPYLIFELMMLKLCKLDEMEDVAQLIAKLSSGTVSSAPASISLSPAARPAPTPGPEKKPEPARTAEPAPSNKLEFNQANLDKVWDRIKARVKKESSTSGIALGTSSCEVKEGFKLLLKVTGSTNFKTLADYKDEITKILAEFFTQTPRLELEQLASEAPTKVEIKRQTLEDLKNLDKNLARFIEITDSKLSQ is encoded by the coding sequence ATGAGCTATATCGTACTTGCCAGAAAATACCGCCCGCAAACCTTCAGCGAGGTTTACGCGCAGGAACACATCACCGAAATACTGCACAATGCCATTCTCAGCAACCGCATCGCCCACGCCTATCTTTTCACCGGGCCGCGGGGAGTGGGAAAAACTTCCATGGCCCGCATCCTGGCCAAAAACCTAAACTGCGTGGAAGGGCCCACCGTCACCCCCTGCAACAAATGCCACAACTGCCTGGAGATCGCGGCCGGTACGTCTTCGGACGTGATCGAGATCGACGGCGCCTCGAACACCGGGGTGGACGACATCCGCGAGCTGCAGCGCGAGCTGCTTTACGCCCCCAGCCAGTCACCCTGGAAGATCTATATCATCGACGAAGTGCACATGCTCTCCAAAAGCGCGTTCAACGCCCTGCTCAAAACTCTGGAGGAACCGCCGGAAAACGTGCTCTTCATCTTTGCCACCACCGAACCCTTCAAGGTTCCGGCCACCATCATCTCCCGCTGCCAGCGCTACGATTTCAAGCGCATCCCGATCGATTCCATCGTGAAACGGCTCAAGGAGCTGATGCGGGAGGAAAACATCGAGATCGACGCGGAATCGCTGCACATGATCGCCCGCAAGGCCGACGGCAGCCTGCGCGACGCTTTGTCGCTGACCGACCAGGTGCTTTCCTACTGCCAAAACAAAGTCAGCATCGACAAGGTGCGCGAGATCTTCGGCCTCATCCCCACCCAGATCTACTGCGAACTGCTGCGGCTGATCCAGGCGAGGGAAAACTCCGCCCTGCTGGAAAGGCTGCAGTCCATATTTGAGGAAGGCGTGGACCTGCAGGAATTTCTGAACAACATGATGGAATTCGTCCGCATCGTGATCCTGCGCAAGATAGGGATGTCGCCCAGCGAGGTCACCAGTGAGGAATATCCTCTCTACGACGAGATCGCAGCCCTCTTCAGCCGGGAAAACCTGCTCTACATCATGAGCATGCTGATGCAGGCCCGAAACGAGATCAAGAGCAGCGGAAACCCTTATCTGATCTTCGAACTGATGATGCTCAAGCTCTGCAAGCTGGATGAGATGGAGGATGTGGCCCAGTTGATCGCCAAGCTCTCTTCCGGCACCGTGTCCTCTGCCCCGGCCAGCATCTCCCTTTCTCCGGCGGCCAGACCGGCACCGACACCCGGCCCGGAAAAAAAGCCGGAACCCGCGCGGACCGCCGAACCCGCTCCCAGCAACAAACTGGAGTTCAACCAAGCCAACCTGGACAAGGTCTGGGACCGGATCAAGGCCCGGGTCAAGAAGGAAAGCAGCACCTCCGGGATCGCGCTCGGCACCTCCAGCTGCGAAGTGAAGGAAGGTTTCAAGCTGCTGCTCAAAGTTACCGGCAGCACCAATTTCAAGACCCTGGCAGACTACAAGGATGAGATCACGAAGATCCTGGCGGAATTCTTCACCCAGACGCCGCGCCTGGAACTGGAGCAGCTGGCCAGCGAAGCGCCCACCAAAGTGGAGATCAAACGCCAGACCCTGGAAGACCTTAAAAACCTGGATAAAAACCTTGCCCGCTTCATCGAGATCACAGATTCCAAACTGAGCCAGTAA
- a CDS encoding 6-phosphofructokinase, translated as MKLEGKVVIAQGGGPTAVINQSLVGVTLEARKFQQVTRVYGALYGVQGIVNEQFIDLTQETTHNLEQVADTPSSALLSTRDKPDEQYCREIFRVLKAHDVRYFFYIGGNDSADTVRIVNEQANQADYEFRAIHIPKTIDNDLVLSDHTPGYGSAARFVASAFTGVNLDNRALPGVYIGVVMGRHAGFLTAAAALAQKYPDDGPHLVYLPERPFKQENFLADVKRVYDQFGRCVIAVSEGIVDEHGTPMMTILTKNSETDAHGNVQLSGTGMLGDLLGDLVKEKLQIKRVRSDTFGYLQRSFMGCVSDVDQREAREVGERAAHYAIWYNLDGSISIQRTGFYSVNYQLEKLADVARKTRHMPDEYINSSGNGITDEFKYYLRPLLGSGFASAHRLRAPRVAKLLKGNT; from the coding sequence ATGAAACTGGAAGGAAAAGTGGTGATCGCCCAGGGCGGAGGCCCGACGGCCGTGATCAACCAGTCTTTGGTGGGGGTAACCCTGGAGGCAAGGAAATTTCAGCAGGTCACACGGGTTTACGGAGCGCTTTACGGCGTGCAGGGCATCGTGAACGAACAGTTCATCGATCTCACCCAGGAAACCACGCACAATCTGGAACAGGTGGCCGACACACCCTCCTCGGCGCTGCTTTCCACGCGCGACAAACCGGACGAACAGTACTGCCGCGAGATCTTCCGGGTGCTCAAAGCCCATGACGTCCGCTATTTCTTCTATATCGGCGGCAACGATTCCGCCGATACCGTGCGCATCGTGAATGAACAGGCCAACCAGGCCGATTACGAGTTCCGCGCCATCCACATTCCCAAAACCATCGACAACGACCTCGTGCTCAGCGATCACACCCCTGGCTACGGTTCCGCGGCCAGATTCGTGGCCTCGGCCTTCACCGGGGTGAACCTGGACAACCGCGCCCTGCCCGGAGTCTACATCGGTGTGGTGATGGGGCGTCACGCCGGTTTTCTCACTGCCGCGGCGGCCCTGGCCCAAAAGTATCCCGATGACGGCCCCCATCTGGTTTACCTGCCCGAACGGCCCTTCAAACAGGAAAATTTCCTGGCCGACGTGAAACGCGTTTACGACCAATTCGGACGCTGCGTGATCGCCGTTTCGGAGGGGATCGTGGACGAACACGGCACGCCCATGATGACCATTCTCACCAAAAACAGCGAAACCGACGCCCACGGCAACGTGCAGCTTTCCGGCACCGGAATGCTGGGCGACCTCCTCGGTGACCTGGTGAAGGAAAAACTGCAGATCAAGCGCGTGCGCTCCGACACCTTTGGCTATCTGCAGCGTTCTTTCATGGGCTGCGTTTCGGATGTGGACCAGCGCGAGGCCCGCGAGGTGGGCGAACGCGCCGCCCATTACGCCATCTGGTACAATCTGGACGGCTCCATCTCCATCCAGCGCACGGGATTTTACTCCGTGAACTACCAGCTGGAAAAGCTGGCTGACGTCGCCCGCAAAACCCGCCACATGCCTGATGAATACATCAATTCCAGCGGCAACGGGATCACCGACGAATTCAAGTATTACCTGCGACCGCTGCTCGGCTCCGGTTTCGCCTCCGCGCACAGGCTCCGCGCCCCCAGGGTGGCAAAATTGCTTAAGGGAAACACTTGA
- the gdhA gene encoding NADP-specific glutamate dehydrogenase, with translation MTFQEFMDKVAAKNPGQPEFLQAVKEVVETIWDVYQDNPRFVKANILERLVEPERTIMFRVPWMDDKGEVHVQRGYRVQFNSAIGPYKGGLRFHPSVNLSILKFLGFEQIFKNSLTTLPMGGGKGGSDFDAKGKSDAEIMRFCQSFMAELYRHIGPNTDVPAGDIGVGGREIGYLYGYYRKLVNEFTGVLTGKGRTWGGSLIRPEATGFGVVYFAEEMLKTQGKSFEGLRVALSGFGNVAWGAAQKINELGGKVVTLSGPDGYIYDEDGVSGEKIDYLLELRASNNDRVIDYAQVFPKAKFIEGKRPWEVPVDVAIPCATQNELDVEDAKNLVKNGCFCVTEAANMPCTPEAVEVFMNAKILFAPGKAANAGGVATSGLEMTQNSMRLGWDREEVDARLHSIMKNIHEACRDNGKQADGYVNYVKGANVAGFLKVANAMCDQGLI, from the coding sequence ATGACCTTTCAGGAATTCATGGACAAAGTCGCCGCCAAGAATCCGGGCCAACCGGAATTTTTGCAGGCGGTAAAAGAAGTTGTCGAAACCATTTGGGACGTCTACCAAGACAACCCGCGCTTTGTGAAAGCGAACATTCTGGAACGCTTGGTCGAGCCGGAACGCACGATCATGTTTCGCGTGCCCTGGATGGATGACAAGGGTGAAGTTCATGTGCAGCGCGGCTACCGCGTGCAGTTCAACAGCGCCATTGGCCCCTACAAGGGCGGCCTGCGCTTCCACCCCAGCGTGAACCTCTCAATTTTGAAGTTCCTCGGTTTCGAGCAGATCTTCAAAAACAGCCTCACCACCCTCCCCATGGGCGGCGGCAAAGGCGGTTCGGATTTTGACGCCAAAGGCAAATCCGACGCCGAGATCATGCGTTTCTGCCAATCTTTCATGGCTGAGCTTTACCGCCATATCGGTCCGAACACGGACGTTCCCGCCGGCGACATCGGTGTGGGCGGCCGCGAGATCGGCTATCTGTATGGTTACTATAGAAAGCTGGTGAACGAATTCACCGGCGTGCTCACCGGCAAAGGCCGTACCTGGGGCGGAAGCCTCATCCGTCCTGAAGCCACCGGCTTCGGCGTTGTCTATTTCGCCGAGGAAATGCTCAAGACCCAGGGCAAGAGCTTCGAAGGGCTGCGCGTGGCGCTGTCCGGCTTTGGCAACGTCGCCTGGGGCGCTGCCCAGAAGATCAACGAACTGGGCGGCAAGGTTGTCACCCTCTCCGGTCCAGACGGCTACATCTACGATGAGGACGGCGTTTCCGGCGAAAAGATCGACTATCTGCTCGAGCTCCGCGCTTCCAACAACGACCGCGTGATCGATTACGCGCAGGTCTTCCCCAAAGCCAAATTCATCGAAGGCAAGCGTCCCTGGGAAGTTCCGGTGGATGTGGCCATCCCCTGCGCCACCCAGAACGAACTGGATGTGGAAGATGCCAAAAACCTCGTGAAGAATGGCTGCTTCTGCGTTACCGAAGCCGCGAACATGCCCTGCACTCCGGAAGCGGTGGAAGTGTTCATGAACGCCAAGATCCTCTTCGCGCCAGGCAAAGCCGCCAACGCCGGCGGTGTGGCCACTAGCGGACTGGAAATGACCCAGAACTCCATGCGCCTCGGCTGGGACCGCGAAGAAGTGGACGCCCGCCTGCACTCCATCATGAAGAACATCCACGAAGCCTGCCGGGACAACGGCAAACAGGCCGACGGCTATGTGAACTATGTGAAAGGCGCCAACGTTGCCGGCTTCCTGAAAGTCGCCAACGCCATGTGCGATCAGGGTCTTATCTAA
- a CDS encoding Omp28-related outer membrane protein gives MKRNLLLILALLGLLATLTAVPRNLVVVEVGTYITCPYCPGAAMGCHDLLQNGHAVAVIKNHQGDAYSNTYSHARNSFYGITGYPTAYFDGLNPSVGGSNTSSMYSNYLPKVNARLNVPAHFTISAQGAQVNNEFQVAVTVSKPEADTNTNVKLHAVVTESSIPQVWFNQTTVDNVNRVMTPNQNGTAIDLATGGTTTVNLSFTPGANWNLANCEVVLFLQNMTSKEILQGVKYSLAGLVGAYPVSTDNLAFPDMYVGGTSVTPVTITNFLSDPASGTISIDNPAFSTDISTFNIPGTSSVVANISFSPTAAQTYTGTLTITSNLYNHPNISIPLAGTGFMNAAPTATDVTVSGPPVINQELTAAYSFNDADGNTEGSSILQWFRIVNNTPQAIGGANQLIYSVAVEDLGFPLAFQVTPVDQHGMPGTAVMSAYTIPIEELPAPQNLQATVTPPSTVTLTWERPEHFEGKGLVGYRLYRNGLTISTITNPNTLTFSDTYVPAGTHEYWICTLFNNPMMLSNPSNVVTVSIGVDNDDQVAPAEISVSVHPNPFQTNAAISIQSKADAGVDLAIYNVRGQLVKSFALTTDTAGIANASWDGTDNQGNLVNSGVYYYRMFSAGRLRNGRIVLMK, from the coding sequence ATGAAAAGGAACCTTTTATTGATATTGGCCCTGCTTGGCCTGCTGGCCACCCTCACCGCCGTGCCGCGCAACCTGGTGGTGGTGGAAGTTGGCACCTACATAACCTGTCCTTACTGCCCGGGGGCGGCCATGGGCTGCCATGACCTGCTGCAAAACGGACATGCCGTCGCGGTGATCAAGAATCATCAGGGCGACGCCTATTCAAACACTTATTCCCATGCCCGCAACAGCTTCTACGGCATCACCGGCTACCCCACCGCCTACTTTGACGGCCTCAATCCCTCGGTGGGTGGCAGCAACACCAGCTCCATGTATTCAAACTATCTGCCCAAGGTGAACGCGCGCCTGAATGTGCCCGCACATTTCACCATCAGCGCCCAAGGCGCCCAAGTGAACAACGAGTTCCAAGTGGCTGTCACAGTTTCCAAACCCGAGGCGGATACCAACACCAACGTGAAACTGCATGCGGTTGTCACCGAATCGAGCATCCCCCAAGTCTGGTTCAACCAAACCACGGTGGACAACGTCAACCGCGTCATGACCCCCAACCAGAACGGGACCGCCATCGACCTGGCTACCGGCGGGACCACAACCGTGAACCTGTCCTTCACCCCCGGTGCCAACTGGAACCTGGCCAACTGTGAGGTGGTTTTATTCCTTCAAAACATGACCTCCAAAGAAATATTGCAAGGCGTGAAATATTCCCTGGCCGGACTGGTGGGCGCGTATCCCGTCTCCACCGACAACCTGGCCTTCCCGGACATGTACGTGGGCGGCACTTCCGTGACTCCCGTCACCATAACCAATTTCCTCTCCGACCCTGCCAGCGGAACCATCTCCATCGACAACCCCGCCTTCTCCACCGACATTTCCACTTTCAATATCCCCGGCACTTCCTCTGTGGTCGCCAACATCAGCTTCTCCCCCACCGCCGCCCAAACCTACACCGGCACCCTGACCATCACCAGCAACCTCTACAACCATCCCAACATCAGCATCCCCCTCGCCGGGACAGGCTTCATGAACGCCGCCCCCACTGCTACCGATGTGACGGTCAGCGGCCCACCCGTGATCAATCAGGAGCTCACAGCGGCCTACAGCTTCAACGACGCGGATGGCAACACCGAAGGCAGCTCGATCCTGCAATGGTTCCGGATAGTGAACAACACGCCCCAGGCCATAGGCGGAGCCAATCAACTCATATATAGCGTCGCTGTCGAAGACCTGGGCTTCCCCCTCGCCTTCCAGGTCACTCCCGTCGATCAGCACGGCATGCCCGGAACCGCGGTCATGAGTGCCTACACCATCCCCATCGAGGAATTGCCCGCGCCTCAGAATCTGCAGGCCACCGTAACTCCCCCCAGCACCGTGACCCTCACCTGGGAGCGCCCGGAACACTTTGAGGGCAAGGGTTTGGTAGGCTACCGCCTCTACCGCAACGGCCTCACCATTTCCACCATCACGAACCCGAACACCCTCACCTTCTCGGACACCTACGTTCCCGCGGGAACCCACGAATACTGGATCTGCACGCTGTTCAACAACCCCATGATGCTCTCCAACCCCTCCAACGTGGTCACGGTAAGCATCGGAGTGGACAACGACGACCAGGTGGCACCCGCAGAGATCTCTGTGAGCGTGCATCCCAATCCTTTCCAGACCAATGCCGCGATCAGCATCCAAAGCAAAGCTGATGCCGGGGTTGACCTCGCCATCTACAACGTCCGCGGCCAGCTGGTGAAAAGCTTCGCCCTCACCACCGACACCGCCGGGATCGCCAACGCCAGTTGGGACGGCACCGACAACCAGGGCAACCTGGTCAACAGCGGCGTCTATTACTACCGGATGTTCAGCGCCGGAAGGCTCAGGAACGGACGTATCGTCCTAATGAAATAA
- a CDS encoding HAD hydrolase-like protein, with translation MKPTLICDFDGTVADSIAKILELVNQLAPRYGYRTISSELFEQVRDLPLPKACRAVKFPLYKLGQAIAVVLHEYHKMIPDLEPCPGVVPVLQKLKEQGYSLALISSNHTENLQAWLRHHQISCFDWVEGTSGILHKHRSIKARIRTHNLDRERVVYLGDEVRDIKAAHHNRVKIVSVGWGLHSEQNLREHNPDRVVTQPEELLKIIPQLIS, from the coding sequence ATGAAGCCAACCCTGATCTGCGATTTCGACGGCACGGTGGCCGATTCCATCGCCAAGATCCTGGAACTGGTGAACCAGCTGGCCCCGCGCTACGGCTACCGCACCATCAGCTCCGAGCTGTTCGAACAGGTGCGCGACCTGCCCCTCCCCAAAGCCTGCCGGGCGGTGAAGTTTCCCCTCTACAAACTCGGCCAGGCCATCGCCGTGGTGCTGCACGAATACCACAAAATGATCCCCGACCTGGAACCCTGCCCCGGGGTGGTCCCGGTGCTGCAAAAGCTGAAAGAACAGGGATATTCCCTGGCCCTGATCAGTTCCAACCACACCGAGAATTTGCAGGCCTGGCTTAGGCATCATCAGATCAGCTGTTTCGACTGGGTGGAGGGCACCAGCGGCATCCTGCACAAACACCGCAGCATCAAGGCCAGGATCCGAACCCACAACCTGGACCGCGAGCGCGTGGTCTATCTGGGCGACGAAGTCCGCGACATCAAAGCCGCCCACCACAACCGCGTGAAGATCGTCAGCGTGGGTTGGGGCCTTCATTCTGAACAAAACCTGCGCGAACACAACCCCGACCGGGTGGTGACCCAGCCGGAGGAACTGCTAAAGATAATCCCCCAACTGATTTCCTGA